The Desulfobacterales bacterium genome window below encodes:
- the meaB gene encoding methylmalonyl Co-A mutase-associated GTPase MeaB, with translation MNPADPKILIKGVRKQDRRLLSKTITLIESSRPDHQQLARHIVDELLPHTGKAIRLGITGVPGVGKSTFIESLGTLLVEGDHRVAVLAVDPSSSKSGGSVMADKTRMEKLAVEKNAFIRPSPSGGTLGGVARKTRETMLVCEAAGFDVIIVETVGVGQSETTVASMVDFFLVLMLAGAGDELQGIKRGVLELADALAINKADGDNIKKAQKAAKIYAAALHMLLPASPNWEPPVLTCSAVEMTGIDDIWQTVIQFHNQFSRSGELEQKRQRQALDWLWSMVEDELKQRFYNNPKIKQRLDQITRAVARGDTSPTLAADKLLFFLDNKPPV, from the coding sequence ATGAATCCGGCTGATCCTAAAATATTGATTAAGGGTGTCCGTAAACAGGACCGCAGGTTGCTATCTAAAACCATCACCCTGATTGAGAGCTCACGCCCTGATCATCAGCAATTGGCACGCCACATCGTTGATGAGCTCTTGCCGCATACCGGCAAAGCGATTCGTTTGGGCATTACCGGTGTGCCCGGTGTCGGCAAAAGCACTTTCATTGAAAGCCTGGGCACATTGCTGGTGGAAGGCGACCATCGGGTGGCTGTTCTGGCGGTCGATCCCAGCAGCTCCAAAAGCGGCGGCAGTGTGATGGCTGATAAGACCCGCATGGAAAAACTGGCGGTTGAAAAAAATGCGTTTATACGTCCGTCTCCTTCCGGGGGTACCCTGGGCGGCGTGGCCCGCAAAACACGCGAAACCATGCTCGTCTGCGAAGCCGCCGGTTTTGATGTGATCATCGTCGAGACTGTCGGTGTAGGACAGTCTGAGACCACCGTGGCGTCAATGGTTGATTTTTTTCTGGTGTTGATGCTCGCTGGTGCCGGAGACGAGTTACAGGGAATAAAAAGAGGTGTCTTGGAACTGGCCGATGCCCTTGCCATTAACAAGGCTGATGGTGATAATATCAAAAAGGCTCAAAAAGCCGCCAAAATATATGCCGCCGCATTGCATATGCTGCTACCCGCATCTCCCAACTGGGAGCCGCCGGTATTGACCTGCAGTGCAGTGGAGATGACAGGTATTGATGACATCTGGCAAACGGTTATACAATTTCATAACCAGTTTAGCCGCAGCGGCGAATTGGAACAAAAACGCCAAAGACAGGCGCTGGACTGGCTGTGGTCCATGGTTGAAGATGAGCTGAAACAGAGGTTCTATAACAATCCTAAAATCAAACAAAGACTCGATCAGATTACCCGTGCGGTTGCCAGAGGTGACACCTCCCCGACACTTGCAGCTGATAAATTGCTTTTTTTTCTTGACAATAAGCCTCCGGTCTAG
- the queA gene encoding tRNA preQ1(34) S-adenosylmethionine ribosyltransferase-isomerase QueA — translation MYALSAYNYQLPEELIAQRPADRRDQSNLLVLDRQSGRVLHRRFDVLGDFLKPGDVLVVNNTAVIPCRLQGKKASGGRVEVLICSFNGQGNPLASKPEPVFECLIKAAKPLRSGSSLFFDDQLSARVLERRNGTYLLEFDTHEDFESILNRIGEIPLPPYIRRSAEMKAPCDDRESYQTVYATQKGAIAAPTAGLHFTPELLARLKTRGVKIAAVTLHVGYGTFRPVRSEDIRLHHMHSEQYLISSATAHLINSARAAGHRVVAVGTTSVRTLEYAADASGKIAAGSGNCNLFIYPGYRFKAVDTLITNFHLPQSTLIMLVSAFAGREKVLHAYQEAINRRYRFYSYGDAMLIL, via the coding sequence ATGTATGCTTTAAGCGCTTATAATTATCAACTCCCCGAAGAGCTAATCGCTCAGAGACCCGCAGACCGGCGGGATCAATCCAACCTTCTGGTATTGGATCGCCAAAGCGGGCGGGTGCTTCATCGCCGGTTCGATGTGCTGGGCGATTTTCTGAAGCCCGGCGATGTTTTGGTGGTCAACAACACTGCGGTGATACCCTGCCGGCTGCAAGGCAAAAAAGCCAGTGGTGGGCGCGTTGAAGTGCTGATCTGCAGTTTTAACGGCCAGGGAAACCCGTTGGCATCCAAACCTGAACCGGTTTTTGAATGTTTGATCAAAGCCGCCAAACCGCTGCGGTCGGGCAGTTCTTTATTCTTCGATGATCAGCTGTCTGCCCGAGTCCTTGAACGGCGCAATGGAACCTATCTGTTAGAATTTGACACGCATGAGGATTTTGAATCCATTTTAAATCGGATTGGAGAAATTCCCCTGCCGCCCTATATTCGTCGTTCAGCAGAAATGAAAGCACCCTGTGATGATCGGGAGTCCTACCAAACCGTATATGCAACCCAAAAAGGTGCGATAGCGGCGCCCACGGCTGGATTACACTTCACTCCCGAACTGTTGGCGCGCTTGAAGACACGGGGTGTCAAAATTGCTGCCGTTACGCTGCATGTCGGATATGGAACCTTTCGGCCGGTGCGCTCAGAGGATATTCGTTTACACCACATGCATTCTGAACAATATTTGATTTCCAGCGCGACCGCACATTTGATCAACTCCGCGCGAGCGGCCGGGCATCGCGTGGTTGCCGTTGGCACAACCAGTGTGCGCACCCTGGAATACGCCGCTGATGCCAGCGGTAAGATAGCGGCTGGCAGCGGCAACTGTAATTTGTTTATTTACCCGGGATACCGGTTTAAGGCAGTTGATACGCTGATTACCAATTTTCATTTGCCCCAATCAACGTTGATTATGCTGGTTTCGGCTTTTGCGGGTCGCGAAAAGGTGTTGCACGCCTATCAAGAAGCGATCAATCGAAGATACCGCTTTTACAGTTATGGAGATGCGATGCTCATCTTATAG
- the tgt gene encoding tRNA guanosine(34) transglycosylase Tgt, producing the protein MLEFEIIAESTTTRARAGIVQTAHGQVETPVFMPVGTLGTVKALTPDELESAGAQIILGNTYHLYLRPGCEVIEQFDGLHKFMSWKGPILTDSGGFQIFSLAKLANISEEGVTFQSHIDGSRHLLTPEKAVDIQTCLGSDIVMCLDQCIQHPASHNQTRRALDITSRWAERCKIAWQGGTNGHSALFGIVQGGMFKDLRELSCDALVAQGFDGFAIGGLSVGEPVETMLEIADFTLPKLPDAKPKYIMGTGTPEDLIELVALGADMFDCVLPTRNARNGQVFCQQGTLNITNAKYRHDTRPLEPGCACYTCQNYSRAYLRHLYMAKELLAYRLNTLHNVYYFINLMKQMRLAILADEYESFRTGFYRNRNN; encoded by the coding sequence ATGCTTGAATTTGAAATTATTGCCGAATCTACGACGACCCGTGCCCGCGCCGGCATTGTTCAGACCGCTCATGGCCAAGTAGAGACCCCGGTCTTTATGCCGGTGGGGACGCTGGGTACGGTCAAAGCGCTGACACCCGATGAACTGGAATCAGCCGGCGCTCAGATCATTCTGGGCAATACCTATCACCTTTATCTCAGACCGGGATGTGAGGTCATTGAACAGTTTGACGGACTCCATAAATTTATGAGCTGGAAGGGCCCAATACTGACCGACAGTGGCGGCTTTCAGATTTTTTCGCTGGCCAAGCTGGCCAACATCTCAGAAGAGGGGGTTACATTTCAATCCCATATTGACGGCAGCCGGCATTTGCTAACACCCGAAAAAGCGGTTGACATACAGACGTGTTTAGGATCGGATATCGTTATGTGTCTGGACCAGTGCATTCAACATCCGGCCTCCCATAACCAAACCCGCCGGGCGCTGGATATAACATCACGCTGGGCTGAACGTTGTAAGATTGCCTGGCAGGGAGGCACAAATGGTCACAGTGCTCTGTTTGGTATCGTACAGGGCGGTATGTTTAAAGATTTACGGGAACTGTCATGCGACGCGCTTGTTGCACAGGGGTTTGACGGTTTTGCCATCGGTGGCTTAAGCGTCGGCGAGCCGGTGGAGACAATGCTGGAAATCGCTGATTTTACATTACCCAAACTGCCCGATGCCAAACCCAAGTATATTATGGGCACCGGCACGCCCGAAGATCTGATTGAACTGGTGGCACTCGGCGCCGATATGTTCGACTGTGTTTTGCCGACCCGCAATGCGCGCAACGGACAAGTATTTTGCCAGCAGGGCACCCTGAACATCACAAACGCCAAATACCGACATGACACACGCCCGCTGGAGCCCGGCTGCGCCTGCTATACGTGCCAAAATTACTCCAGAGCTTATTTGCGCCACCTTTACATGGCCAAAGAGCTTCTGGCGTATCGTTTGAATACGTTGCACAATGTGTATTATTTTATAAACTTGATGAAGCAGATGCGCCTGGCAATTTTAGCAGATGAATATGAGTCTTTTCGCACGGGTTTTTATCGAAATCGTAACAACTGA
- a CDS encoding four helix bundle protein — MKLDDLHVYQLSMSLGDRIWDIVVKWNYFAKDIVGKQLVKAADSVASNISEGYGRFHYKESKHFEYYARGSLYETKTWITKAHNRSLINDADFHNFQKDIDVLGIKLNNYIRLIGKKGSANQI, encoded by the coding sequence ATGAAGCTGGATGATTTGCACGTATATCAACTCTCAATGTCGCTGGGAGATCGAATTTGGGACATCGTTGTTAAGTGGAATTATTTTGCAAAAGATATCGTTGGCAAGCAACTCGTGAAAGCAGCAGATTCAGTCGCTTCAAATATCAGTGAAGGATACGGAAGGTTTCATTATAAAGAGTCCAAACATTTTGAATATTATGCAAGAGGATCTTTGTATGAAACAAAAACCTGGATAACCAAAGCGCATAACCGTAGCTTGATCAATGATGCTGACTTTCATAATTTTCAAAAAGACATCGACGTGCTTGGAATCAAACTGAATAATTATATTCGTTTAATCGGCAAAAAAGGTTCAGCTAACCAGATTTAG
- a CDS encoding DUF2065 domain-containing protein, whose protein sequence is MEFFLCVIGMVMIVEGLPYFAFPDKMKTWVSRIIVSPSSSLRKFGLVLMALGLVLVYIGRM, encoded by the coding sequence ATGGAATTCTTTTTATGCGTGATTGGAATGGTAATGATCGTTGAAGGATTGCCTTATTTTGCTTTTCCGGACAAAATGAAGACCTGGGTCAGTAGAATTATCGTTTCACCCAGCAGTTCCTTGAGAAAATTTGGTCTGGTGCTCATGGCATTAGGCTTGGTTTTGGTTTATATCGGGCGCATGTAA
- a CDS encoding NifU family protein, translating to MKEKVEAALEKIRPMLQADGGDVELVDVQEGIVTVRLQGACAGCPMSQMTLKNGIEKILKKEIPEIVSVESAP from the coding sequence ATGAAAGAAAAAGTTGAGGCAGCCCTTGAAAAAATCAGACCCATGTTGCAGGCCGATGGCGGGGATGTAGAACTGGTCGATGTTCAGGAAGGTATCGTGACCGTTCGATTGCAAGGGGCCTGCGCGGGATGTCCCATGTCGCAAATGACCCTTAAAAACGGTATTGAAAAAATACTGAAAAAGGAAATCCCGGAAATCGTATCAGTGGAATCAGCGCCATAA
- the mce gene encoding methylmalonyl-CoA epimerase, which translates to MKILKIDHLGIAVNSIDDGKNFWTDVLGLAYEGSETVAEQKVTTAFFPVGESEVELLESTAPDGPIAKYLEKKGEGIQHVAFRVENIEEALSELKEKGIRLIDETPRIGAGGAKIAFLHPKSTNGVLVELCQRD; encoded by the coding sequence ATGAAAATCTTAAAAATTGATCACCTGGGTATTGCGGTTAACAGCATCGATGACGGCAAAAACTTCTGGACCGATGTTTTGGGTCTTGCCTATGAGGGATCGGAAACCGTGGCGGAACAAAAAGTCACGACGGCCTTTTTCCCGGTTGGCGAAAGTGAAGTGGAATTGCTGGAATCCACCGCGCCCGATGGGCCGATTGCCAAGTACCTTGAAAAAAAAGGCGAGGGGATTCAGCATGTGGCCTTTCGTGTGGAGAACATTGAAGAGGCTTTAAGTGAATTAAAGGAAAAGGGCATACGCTTGATTGACGAAACCCCGCGGATCGGCGCCGGTGGGGCCAAAATTGCTTTTCTGCACCCCAAATCCACCAACGGGGTGTTGGTGGAGCTGTGCCAGAGAGATTAG
- the scpA gene encoding methylmalonyl-CoA mutase: protein MAKHPDIKKWQELAEKGLRGKPLESLDWNTPEGIPVKPLYTAEDLANMAHLNTLPGLEPYVRGPRATMYAGRPWTIRQYAGFSTAKESNAFYRRCLAAGQKGLSVAFDLATHRGYDSDHPRVSGDVGKAGVAVDSIEDMKILFDQIPLDQMTVSMTMNGSVLPILAGYIVAAEEQGVSQEKLAGTIQNDILKEYLTRNTYIYPPEPSMRVVSDIIGYCSSHMPRYNTISISGYHMMEAGADSVLQTAFTLADGLEYARAAINAGLDIDAFAPRLSFFFGIGMNFFMEIAMLRAARFLWHKIISQFNPKDPRSTMLRTHCQTSGWSLTAQDPYNNVIRTTLECLSAALGGTQSLHTNSFDEAVGLPTDFSARIARNTQLIVQEESQICKVVDPLAGSYYVESLTDGIIREAGKIIDEVEEMGGMAKAIETGMPKMRIEEAAARRQARIDQGKDVIVGVNKYTIEEDVDLDVLEVPASVRDEQVNRLKELKANRDAKAVEQALQAVVNAAESDGNLLEACIPAVRARATGGEISDALEKVFGRFVATTQCISGVYASEYGDSEIIESIRKRAAEFNEKEGRRPRILVTKMGQDGHDRGIKVIATAFADLGFDVDISPMFQTPEEAARMAVENDVHVVGPSSLAAGHKTLVPELIESLKKEGGGDILVVVGGIIPPSDYEALYDAGVVGIFGPGTPVTESANHVLNALEQRG from the coding sequence ATGGCAAAACACCCGGATATTAAAAAATGGCAGGAGCTCGCCGAAAAAGGGTTAAGAGGCAAACCCCTGGAATCCTTGGATTGGAATACCCCGGAAGGCATACCTGTAAAGCCCTTATACACGGCTGAAGATCTCGCAAACATGGCGCATCTCAATACACTGCCGGGCCTGGAACCTTATGTGCGGGGTCCCCGGGCAACCATGTATGCGGGAAGACCGTGGACCATCCGGCAATACGCCGGATTTTCCACTGCCAAAGAGTCCAATGCTTTTTATCGCCGCTGTCTAGCAGCCGGTCAAAAGGGCCTGTCAGTGGCATTTGATCTGGCGACGCACCGTGGATACGATTCCGATCATCCCCGGGTCAGCGGGGATGTCGGCAAGGCCGGTGTGGCGGTCGACTCGATTGAAGATATGAAAATCCTGTTTGATCAGATTCCGCTGGATCAGATGACGGTATCCATGACCATGAATGGCTCCGTATTGCCAATCTTAGCCGGCTATATCGTTGCTGCTGAAGAACAGGGCGTCAGCCAGGAAAAATTGGCCGGAACGATCCAAAATGATATCTTAAAGGAATACCTGACCCGCAACACCTATATCTATCCGCCGGAACCTTCGATGCGAGTTGTTTCCGATATCATCGGGTATTGTTCAAGTCACATGCCCCGCTACAATACCATCAGTATCAGTGGTTATCATATGATGGAGGCCGGCGCCGACTCCGTTTTGCAGACCGCTTTTACCCTGGCAGACGGCCTGGAATATGCTCGGGCCGCCATCAACGCCGGGCTGGATATTGATGCCTTTGCGCCGCGCCTGTCTTTTTTCTTTGGGATCGGCATGAACTTTTTCATGGAAATTGCCATGCTGCGCGCAGCGCGGTTTTTGTGGCATAAAATCATCAGCCAGTTCAACCCCAAGGATCCGCGATCAACCATGTTGCGCACCCACTGCCAGACATCAGGCTGGAGCCTGACGGCCCAGGATCCGTATAATAACGTCATCCGGACCACGCTAGAATGCTTGTCGGCCGCTTTGGGGGGCACTCAGTCGCTGCACACCAATTCTTTTGACGAAGCCGTCGGGCTGCCCACTGATTTTTCAGCTCGGATTGCGCGCAACACCCAGCTGATTGTGCAGGAAGAATCTCAAATTTGCAAAGTCGTTGACCCGCTGGCAGGCTCCTACTATGTTGAGTCGTTAACGGACGGTATTATTCGCGAAGCCGGTAAAATTATCGATGAAGTTGAAGAAATGGGCGGCATGGCCAAAGCGATTGAAACCGGAATGCCCAAAATGCGGATCGAGGAAGCGGCTGCCCGCCGGCAGGCCCGTATTGATCAGGGCAAAGATGTGATTGTCGGTGTCAACAAGTACACGATCGAAGAAGATGTGGACCTTGACGTTCTCGAAGTGCCGGCAAGTGTTCGGGATGAACAAGTCAATCGTTTAAAAGAGCTCAAAGCCAACCGGGATGCAAAAGCGGTTGAGCAGGCGCTGCAGGCAGTTGTCAATGCTGCTGAATCCGATGGTAATTTGCTCGAAGCCTGCATTCCGGCAGTGCGGGCCCGGGCCACCGGCGGCGAAATTTCAGATGCCCTTGAAAAAGTTTTTGGGCGTTTTGTGGCCACCACCCAGTGTATATCGGGTGTGTATGCCTCGGAATACGGTGATAGTGAAATTATTGAATCCATCCGTAAACGGGCAGCAGAATTTAATGAAAAAGAAGGCCGGCGCCCAAGAATCCTGGTGACCAAAATGGGCCAGGATGGTCACGACCGGGGCATTAAAGTCATTGCCACCGCTTTCGCCGATCTTGGCTTTGATGTGGATATCAGCCCCATGTTTCAAACACCGGAAGAGGCCGCCCGAATGGCAGTCGAAAATGATGTTCATGTGGTCGGCCCATCGAGTCTGGCCGCCGGTCATAAAACACTGGTGCCGGAGTTGATTGAATCCCTTAAAAAAGAGGGCGGCGGGGATATACTGGTGGTGGTGGGGGGGATTATACCGCCATCCGACTATGAGGCCTTGTATGATGCCGGCGTGGTCGGTATTTTCGGCCCCGGTACACCCGTGACCGAATCTGCCAATCACGTGCTCAATGCTCTGGAGCAGAGAGGATAG